In Juglans microcarpa x Juglans regia isolate MS1-56 chromosome 1S, Jm3101_v1.0, whole genome shotgun sequence, the genomic stretch GTGACCGGTTCGAACCTACTGACTGTTGTGATTAGATAATTAAAAAGGAGTGATGGCTGATCATCCTAGTTTAAACCAACCCCCCCAAAAAAcaattatcatttcatttcgagtaatgttatacaccacactctcatcctattttgattatactaagtgatatgtggcacattcatcaccattagatgataaagaagcatgcaataaataatcatttaatgatgataaatgtgcCATATCATATTTAATGGAATGAAAGTGGGATGGTAGTAcggtatatagaattttccatttCATAAACACTGTTCTTTTTTATCTAGAATCTTGTCACTTCTAGTCACACAAATTGacttgttatattttaagtacCTTTTGATTTAAGTGGTTGgtccataaaaattatttaaaatgtgtcGTACCAACCAATataattaaagatcataaatCAAGGATTTTACTCTTACAATTTACATCCAATCAAATTGTTTTGTCTCCACAAAATTTGAGCTAAGTTTGGGAACCTGGAAACCTGATTTCAATCGAATTGTTCTTCAATTCCAAACTTGCAAAACacataaatttaagaaaagtcTGCAGGTTTGGACATCTGAATTCACTACACTTCAGCTCTTTTTTTAATACTCCAATGTGTAAACAGCTTCTGCAGGTTTATCTTTTACTGTGAGAGATGGTTTTATATAAATGTCACTTTTAGGCCCATTTTCCCACTTTACAATGTTATATAGCTATGTTGTTTCTGGTATCACAAAAAATTTCCGATGGGCAATTAATGGCAGGGATTTGGAAGTCTACTGCTTTCCTTCCATCCCCAGCCTTGCCCAACGCCTTTTGGAATAGAAATTATTAGGGATAGATTCATGTCAGAGAAGACAAGGCTATATGCTTCCTGTTTAATTGTCTCCTGACATGATAAACTACTATATCAGGAGGCTGCTAAGTGAGTACCTGTGGCCTGACTGCTTTTGCCTTCCTGTGTCCATGGACATACTTCTCTAATCCACTTGAAGATTTCCCCTATCCACTTGGCGAGCAAACCAAtcaaataaatgatttaaaacTTGGACTCACAgacttttctctttccttttaagaTCTTTCTGCAGTTCGGCTGTCTCCACGATTGGAGGTCCACCATATCCATCCATCATTACATGCAAACTAAGATCTCCCTTTCCTTTCATCAAGATTCAACAGGAGTTAGGAATATGGAAGTATTATGGTTAGACGCATCATGGAATAAGAGAGAAATTGATACCAAATCCATAATATATTGTGCATCAAGTCAAGAAGATGGAAGGTAAATGATTAAGggaacaaaagaacaaaaatccaaattatcagaaaAGGGCTGAAGTAGGagtgaataaaagaatatgagGATTCAATTCCGATACCTTATGAACTCAGGAATCTGAATTGAGAAAGCGCAATGAGAGAACACGTATATTGGTTTTCACGATTGCTACAAGCTTTACCAACCAGATGACCAGTAAAATATGCTACTACATTGGAGCTATGTAACAAAAACTGTTGGTAGTACATACACTTTCGGCCAGTAACTTACCATCTATATGTTGCATCGATCATAACCAGAGAACCATGATGAGGGTTCGGTGAGTTTTGGCAACTCACCATCTTCAACATTATAGAATGAGTCAAATTCCTCTCTCCATCTCTGATCACTAGCAATATGAGCCTCCCCTGTATTGTACTTGGCAATATGAGTATCATCATAAACTGATCGGATTGCTTCTCTGGGTAAATGAGATTCTGTAAGGAGCTCATTAAGGGCACTAATctcctttttatgttttttcttcaatCTATCAACCTGTTTGTGGGCCTCCTCAGTTTCTTGCTCTGCCTCCATGGCTCGCTTCTGCGTAAAAATCTTAAGTAAATCAAACTTGGTCAAAGTAGAAGGATGAGACACAAAAGGTTCTGTTTTGAGCAACATTAGAGGGAATTACTAGCATATTTCTTCTAAGATCATCACTTGGCTCTAAATATTGTGAAGTTCACCATTGTCCAACATGTTCAAAgcttaattcaaattaaaagcaatatagcaacaatttttataatttatagagcATGATTCTGTGCGCTTTTGAAGCTTCAATAATAGAAACATTTGGTCAAAAGTATAAGCTCATTATGTAACATGTACAGCTGTTCAAGTTCAGGACTTTTTAACAGGTCTATTTTTGAGTACAACCTCAGCACTGTTCAAcgggaaaaatgaaaaatttaaaagtgcATCTAAacaacttaaaattcataaaattttagaaCAGAGTATAAACTGTGAATGTATAGTTAAAGAGGAAAACATGCGGAAAATGGTAATTTTAGACTTTAGGAGGGAGAAATGTAAACATGTCCCAACAGCTAATGTAgaatgaagagaaagaaactAAGCGAGCAGATCTGGTTAATTGAAAGAATAACTGTGCTTGTTCTATTCgcttaaggccccgtttggattcggaaagtgtttcatctcatctcatctcatcattacaactttttcaaacttccacacaaaatataataaacaattcaacttttcaaatcccaattcaactttttcaaatctcaaacaataataatattctaacaatatttttttcaactttcatctttcatctaaaaccatctcatctcatctcatctctgaatccaaaccagccctaagTGTAATTGTGTGAGACTACGGgaactctgtgtgtgtgtgtgtgtgagagagagagagagagagagagagagagagagagagggaggggaagaggagggaaaggagaaaaaacatTACGAGGATTGAGGAGATTACTAGAATGTGGAAGACAAAGTATGAAAttttgaagaagagaaaatgatagGATATCATAACGTTCCAATATTTGAATCATGAGTGGCATCACCCATTAAGAGTCTTCTCATCAAGATGGTATTGACCCAGAATAAGTCGTATCTCAAATGTGATCTTCTTCCCCTTCCTATTAGGTTAGAGATTGATACTACGGATTATTAACCCGTTGAATGCATATCTaacttaccaataaaaaaaatcgtaTAATGTGCGTAAGAGTTTGGTAGAGGGTGAGGTCTGTAATACcaatcaaaagaaaaggaagaaaattataaagccTCAACAACAAAAGACTGACAAACCTACCTGAGAAGACACAACAGCCTCTTCTGCTTCTTTCAGCCGCACAAGTAATTCTCCTGCAGCCTGCACAGCTTCAGCTGTGTCCCTCAATTGAGCCTGAAGTCCTTTATTTTCATCCCTATAATATcgcctctctttttctctttctactCTTAATGCTGAGATTTCTGCTGCAAGGGCATTTATGAACTTGGACTCAGCACCCTTAACTCCTGCTTTTGCAGCTGCTTTCTTCACGTCCTCTATTCCTTCCCGGATCATCCTGTGCCTTGCAAGCAACTGAATATGTTTCTCTTCCAAATCTGCATAGAGTTCCAAAATGCGTGCATGCCCCTCTATAGCCATCTGCATTGCTTCCTTCAGCTCTTCGGCACATTTCCTCTCAGTTTCTAGTTCTTGCTTTGTCTTTCTGGTTAGTGACCTGCTAGCTTCAAGTTCAGTTCTCAATTCTtcagaaagagaaatccacctgCTCTCTGCCTCAGTCCAATGAATTCTTTCTTGTTCAAGTTTCTCCTCAGCACTCACAGTGGACTCCAGAATTCCAGTAAGAGGTGGAGCCAAATGAGGCTGACATGAATAAGTCAATTGTGGTGGTGGATTTTGTCTTCGACATGAAGTGGATGAAGAATCTATGTAAAACTGTAGCTGGCTTCTTAAATTTTGAATCTCTTCCATCAACACTTCCTTCTCACCCATATCATAGAAATTCCGATAATGTTCCAGCTCACCTTCAActcttttcaaattgattttggtCCTTAAAACATCAGGATGATTCTCATACTTTTCCTTTAAGATCTGTAGAACAGAGGTAAGATATATGCACAAGGTACTGAAGGGAACTTTGAGAATAAGTTTCTACCTTATGCTCCTGTGTGAGGGACACTAGCTCTTCCTGCAAGAACTCCTCAGTGGGTAAAAATCCGTCCATAAGGTTCTCAAGGCGAAGAATTTTATCCTCCCTTGTCTGTGCTATAATGGCATTGCATTCCCTCTCGTGCTTATATTGTTGCATCTGTAAATGATCAATAGAAAAGGTCAGGTCAACACTAAAAAATAGCGGCTATAGTCTGTTAtcagaaaattttgaaagagaCCAACCAAACAATTAAGCTGCACAATCTCAGAAGTTTGCTTGGCACAGAAATCTTCTAGTGCCATTTCTCTCCTGATAGCTCCTGCCAAAACCTTCTCCACTGCCTGTGTAATAGGGAAAGGTCAACTAAATCATGCATGCTAAGATCCCAGAACGATATATGGAAATCCAGCTGTCTCTAAGCTTACTTTGGGAACATGCTTCTTCAATTTGTCAGCAGGCCCTGAGCCATCAACAGGTACTAGCTGTAGGTTTGAACTGTCATCAGCCTCTGTGGCCTCTAGCTGCATTTTATTCTTGCAACTGGTACACATAAATACAACTGAATCTTCTTCTAGTGTATCACCAAGAGAGGTTTGGACACCCATATCAACTTTTTCAACTGGTAAAACTGGCTTAGATTCTGTAGGTTTTAACGAAAACCTGAATGATGACTGCCTTAGAGCTGAACTTTGGCGATGACCATCAATAATTTCAAGGCCATGGTGGATGCTTGCTGCCAAATGTTCAGTTGAAGAAATAAAGTTTTTACATTTCTCAGCAGACAGAGTATTAGATCTCATGGATTTCTTGAAAATATGAGCAGCCTCTGGGCCTAACTTCTTGTCATCTTGCAGATCTTTCTGTGAAGCAGTCAGCATTGATGAAGTTCTCAAGCTTTTCCTGCTGTCGCAGATTCTGGGTGAAACACTTTGAATTGGAGACTTAAGTACCGGAGAGACATCAGATGGAACAATGCTCAGGCTAGGAGACACACAATTCACCAAgccatttgaaaaatcattcagtGCTTCTGCACTGGAGATGCCAGAAGAAACTCCATTAAGTTCAGAGACTGAGCAGGAAGAATTATCCCTCACATTTTCGGTAGGTGATTcttcattttgaaatttaatgaGAGACGAGCTAAGAATATTTGTTCCCTCCGCAGGTTGCCAAGATGGATCTCCATCAAGGACATTACTTTCTCTGTGATTTTCCTTTATGAGATTGGGATCAGTTAGCGCATTAGCATTAGAAGAATGTGAGGGGTTTCTAACAGAATCTGCACAGTCAACAATCATCATTTCATCATGTTCGGATGCTCCTTCTTCCATACTAACATCTGTATCCTCAGAACTATGTTCTTCAATGCATCCACCTCCAGATGTGTAGCACTGAGGCACATTAAAACTTACATCTTCAGAGTCTACAAGTTGCAAGTCTAAATTTACAGCATTTTTTTGGCCCAGATCAATTGTATTGTTAGTTTCACTGTAGGCTATTTGCTTATCCACTTGAACACAGAGCCTCTCAACAGCTTCCTCATCAATCTCCATCTCCTCATCACCATCATCGTCCACATGGGTTAATGTCACTGGACAATTGAGGCTAGACTTTAGTAGATTCAAACTTCTACGGATCCATGCTGCTGAGTGACCTCCATTTGAGTCAATGGCATATCCGCGGTTAGCCTTATATCTATCTAGTTCATCCTGTTGAATGCATctattaaattcatatttacaaatttaagtTTGTGTATTGAAGAAACACAGTtgttatgaaataaaatataccCTTAGCTGCCTTATCACTTTTCTTAAGTGATTCACATCATTCTGCATTACTTCATTAACAACTGCCTTGTTCTTAATCGACTTAGCACGCTGAGCAAATCTCAACGTACTGAAAGTTTCACTCTTACAGCTGCAAAATTGAGTTATGTGACCTTCcatttcaaaaagaagaaacaaggCTGCTATGATAAAAAGCTAAGCTCAGAAGTATTACCCTTGTGAAGGAGAAACAGCACAGACCATCGCTAATTTTGAATTTCCCCCAAGAGATTCCTGCAATAAGAATGTCAACCTGGAGTCTCTATAGGGGATATGCCTTTGCTTTCCCGTTTGAGAAACTTCAGCAAGAATGTTGATCAAATTCCTGCACTCCAATAATTTATCCCAATTAGAACTTAACCTCTTTTTTCTGATACATTAACACATAGTTAACCAAACGACTTCAGCATAAGTTGAGAACAATTATCAGTCTTGCTGTAGAGGCTGCTCAAACTCACAAGTAAATGTAGATTAAGACAAAATAAATTTGGCAATGCCATTGGCAATTATGATGGGAAGATGCTGGCTTGTACCACCAAAAACTATAATagctatcttcttctttttttccatctAGTTAAGCATGGCATAGGCCTTTTCTCTAAATTGTCAAAATTAGTTCCATAACATGTAgtttatcatttaataaaagtCTCACTTGGAACGTTTCATACTAAATTTTATGCAACAATCTTTCAATCCTTCCCTAATTCTTGATCCTCTGTTTCTAAATACCACCAATGGTCAAGTGCTTCAAAGGAGATAAATTCCTCATCAAGGTTACTTATGTTGAGACTAAAAATTTGCAGGAAAGAATTTCTATGCATCAAAGATCTCTGTTGATTATGATATTGTTGATGATATAGTATCTTCAGAGcagaaataaaaatgtaaaagacttTTCCTTAATGCACGCTACAGAGAGACTTTGTCATTCTCCCGTACCAAAAGGAATAAGTCAACTTCAccaattaagataatttttattattaaattaaacttCATTTGACAGTTCTGAGATAATGGTAATTGAAATAGCTCTGAAGACAAATGGATACTGATGACATTAAATTGAGAACTTCACGATGGGCAATGTTATATTATGCCTATTTGATCATAGTAAAATGttaatcatgcatgcaatagTGCATTGGTAAACCATAATCAAAATGCAGGATGACATAAAATATCATACGAAATTTTATATGCTAAACTATACCCAAGCTGTGAGAGCGATCGATTAATGTTCCCTGCTTCCTTTAAACGCTCTCCTGCTGCACCGGTTAACTTTTGTCTCTCTGAACCAGCTAGATCAACAAGATTTATTCTGCTTGTTTTGAAGCTGCTTAAAGCATCTGCTTTGCTCTACCAAAATGACAGTTTACATAAAATTCCACTAGCAAATAAGTGATGCAAAATCaataaagataaagaattaTTTACAATTCTCTTGTTCGTTAAAGGGTATATCCCAAAAGCTTAATTTGTAAGGAAATAAGCAGTCCAATGTTGTCTAAGCCGAACTGGGCACTCAGGCAGGGCAAGATACAACCCAAGGCACCACTGAAGCCCTGAGGTAAGATGCCTTTGGCTCTCACCTTCAGCAAGGAAATTTGCTGTAGCCAAACACCTTAAGTGAGCGCCACTCTAAAGTTGCTACATTTTAAAGCTTGTCCAAAAAAATCTCTCAGGAAGTGGCTTTTAAACTtaagttcaataaaaaaagtgGGTTGTTTGCAAGTCCTGACAAAACCAAAGGCCAAAAggcaaagaatttttttttttttttttttttctttgggggaggggggggggggggggtttcaaagaagaaagaaaagcatgTGAACAATAAAAGTCGCCTTTTTTGCATTTGAAATATTGGAGTCAACAATAAGGATTAATCACTAACACCTAAAACGCTAGGTAGGCTAGCATAACAACCAAGAACAAATTCTGGGCCATGCACTCAAATGCCAAAAGACTTCCCCAATTCACGTCATTTAAATCAAAAGCTGAAATCTATAGAATTTTATGCCACAATCTAACCAACAAATTCACAATCAAATACTGATGTCAAAAGTTTTGCAAATGCACCTTACTCGGCTAGAAGAGTCTTGTGTTTCTTATTTCTAACACCCCTCTAACATACTTACATCCtaaccacagtgtattttagtATTGATAATATAGCTATTAGGAA encodes the following:
- the LOC121247672 gene encoding kinesin-like protein KIN-12B, which gives rise to MKHYMQPKNPILREMHSADLPSSPSPSSTKPRPSRKAISAKENALPPDPNFMQCDSKQSPAKFKSPLPPRPPSSNPLKRKLIMETVPENSAPGASDSGVKVIVRMRPPHEDRDEGDVIVQKTSSGSLSINGQTFTFDSVADIEATQQDIFQLVGAPLVENCLAGFNSSVFAYGQTGSGKTYTMWGPANALLQENLSSDQQGLTPRVFEQLFARIIEEQIKHADKQLEYQCYCSFLEIYNEQITDLLDPNQRNLQVREDVKSGVYVENLKEESVCTMKDVTLLLIKGLSNRRTGATSINAESSRSHTVFTCVVESRCKSKADALSSFKTSRINLVDLAGSERQKLTGAAGERLKEAGNINRSLSQLGNLINILAEVSQTGKQRHIPYRDSRLTFLLQESLGGNSKLAMVCAVSPSQGCKSETFSTLRFAQRAKSIKNKAVVNEVMQNDVNHLRKVIRQLRDELDRYKANRGYAIDSNGGHSAAWIRRSLNLLKSSLNCPVTLTHVDDDGDEEMEIDEEAVERLCVQVDKQIAYSETNNTIDLGQKNAVNLDLQLVDSEDVSFNVPQCYTSGGGCIEEHSSEDTDVSMEEGASEHDEMMIVDCADSVRNPSHSSNANALTDPNLIKENHRESNVLDGDPSWQPAEGTNILSSSLIKFQNEESPTENVRDNSSCSVSELNGVSSGISSAEALNDFSNGLVNCVSPSLSIVPSDVSPVLKSPIQSVSPRICDSRKSLRTSSMLTASQKDLQDDKKLGPEAAHIFKKSMRSNTLSAEKCKNFISSTEHLAASIHHGLEIIDGHRQSSALRQSSFRFSLKPTESKPVLPVEKVDMGVQTSLGDTLEEDSVVFMCTSCKNKMQLEATEADDSSNLQLVPVDGSGPADKLKKHVPKAVEKVLAGAIRREMALEDFCAKQTSEIVQLNCLMQQYKHERECNAIIAQTREDKILRLENLMDGFLPTEEFLQEELVSLTQEHKILKEKYENHPDVLRTKINLKRVEGELEHYRNFYDMGEKEVLMEEIQNLRSQLQFYIDSSSTSCRRQNPPPQLTYSCQPHLAPPLTGILESTVSAEEKLEQERIHWTEAESRWISLSEELRTELEASRSLTRKTKQELETERKCAEELKEAMQMAIEGHARILELYADLEEKHIQLLARHRMIREGIEDVKKAAAKAGVKGAESKFINALAAEISALRVEREKERRYYRDENKGLQAQLRDTAEAVQAAGELLVRLKEAEEAVVSSQKRAMEAEQETEEAHKQVDRLKKKHKKEISALNELLTESHLPREAIRSVYDDTHIAKYNTGEAHIASDQRWREEFDSFYNVEDGELPKLTEPSSWFSGYDRCNI